The DNA window TATTAAAAGGTTTGTATCATAAAAACAAATTTTTCGGTTCTATTAAGTCTTCGAAAAAAAAGACTCCTTTCTGTGAAAGAATATTTTGTGGGGTAAAGAATTATTTCACGAGGGGGCATTTAGAGAGTGGGAGATGAGAACGATATTGCTATTTATAAAGAAGCTTGGGTTCCGTTGTCTGCTTAATCTTTGGTGTTGTCACCTAACATCTTCTGGATAGGTAGTGTGGTGGCGCAATTAAAGTTCACCTTAGTGATGAGATCTTTTTTTAaggtatttttctttttgtataaaatgtataatttacACCCACTTCTACCTAAAAAATTCATCTTTCTAGCATTATGAAAAAACTCATATATAAAtgctttcaataaaaaaaaatacatatataaacaaaatttatgaaaacaaatttaaaattaaattaagaaatgataaagaaaaattgagaaaaagtATTATctccaaaattttgaaaaatctatcTATCTTTAGATTctttacatataaatattaaatgttgGGTGCCAATATACATGGTTTATGACTCCCAAATAAAATTGGGGGATtttccatttcaaaaaaaaaaaaaaaagaaattggaGATTAATGACTTTTCATAATACAGAcgataaattgtattttttttttgagagagtgATTTGAATCACACTACGATAATTGTTGACGTGGAGGAACGTCCAGTCAACAAGCTAATTGTCTAGTCAAAGATATACAAAGTCAAAATATGAATCACTATAAGCAAAGCAACTTATATAAGACCAAGTTATCTGAGAAATTAAGACAAAATAACTTGAGATCACCTTCAAGAGGCATCCGATATAACCAACTAATTGGACCAAAACTatctacaaaataaataaatataagaagGTGGATTAGCATACTATACAATGATGATAttacaaatttataaattaaagatAAAACACAATTATGATTTTGACGAGagaatttatcttttcttttttttcactCAACATGTCATAATTATACAAAATCTAATTTGTTATGTCCAACTATTAGAGCAAAATCTTCCAAGGTAGAAATGTACTAGTCAATTAAACGTGCACCATACATAAGATTTGAGagattaattaaatgtaataaatggatgagaaaaaaatatttcactGCCTTTTAGAGAAATTACGataatttaccaaaaaaattgGAAGAAATCCAAACCAACCTGAAAAAATAAGGAGAGGGAAGCTTTGTGATTTAAATTTTGGAGCAGAGCTTCtgtttttatttggaaaatgaaTATAATGTTAATAATACCCTTATATAACTAAGGGTATtttaaatactaaaaaataataaaggccATTtgctatattatttttaaaaatagacaTTTAGCTTCAGTAAAAAGGGATAAAGGTCATTTACCACTATTTctctatataaaaatttaaataaaagagtTACGCGTGTTGTTTGAACCCTATTTTcaacatgttaaatttttttaaaaaatttaaaattttacaaaatattttaaataactacaacatacacacttataaaaaaaaattaaattaaaaaattttctcAAATACCATACATCGAGAATacttttttagaatttttctaatttatctatttttgctATAAACATTTTCATTATTACAACCCACCGACCTTTATCTCTATCTTTTTTCTTTACCcattttgttaaataaaataaaccaaccTTTATCGTCAACATTTTTTCCTTCCAAGAAAAAAGTTGCAAATCATAGTATTAGTACTATCTAGTATCTAGTAACTTACTAACTTTTCATAAGAACATTCATAACGCAACACGTGTCACCAATTCCAAGCTTTTACTAGTTTACGCGGCGACTACTCCACTGGGACCCACTTACAGCTAATCAAACAACCCTGCCACGTCATCACAGTTATACATTCGTCTGGTACACTCTACTACTGCCACCTCATCACTTTCCagaactttctctctctttcctctTCTCCCTTTAAATGCTTTCCTTTCTTCATTTTCAAAAtcacaaattcaaaaattcaaaattacaaaaCTACCCTACATTTTCCCACTTCCCAAACAGAAAATTTTCCCTTCAATCACGATGATGTCGATGTTCAGCTACTTCGATGTTCTATTGGGCGATGCATCCACCGCTAAAGGATTCTCTTCTTCGTCTTCGTCTTCATCTTCGTCTGCTGTGAAGAACAAGAGAGAAAACAGTATCAAAAACGGTGATCGTCGTTCTGAGAATTCGGCCACATCGCTGCCGGAGAATGTTTCGACGACGGCGACAACTCGCCGGGATCATCAGAAGAGATCGCCGAGGTTTGCGCCGGAGATCGATGGTGTTCATTGTTTCGAAACTATTCTCCCTTATTGATCtgtctctctatatatatttgtatttttttttgtataactGTATATTCGAGTGTATATGAATAACTATATTCTTTTTGGTAAATAATTTAAAGTATTTGTTCATTACAAATTGTTTTTTTTCTAATTGATCTCTGTAATTTTCattcaaagaaaaagaagaagaaaaaaattcttTGTAATTCTGATATTTCAGAATGAAAACGACATTACGACACTATAATTTGTGAACGACATTCTTAAATTAACTTTGCAATTTGAATGGTCTTTCCATTTATTCTAAAATAGAATAGTCAATTCTACTAAAATAGTgaaattgttataaatattattaattatgtgatgtctaaattttttatttattatcattaattgtaattaacattactcttttcttagttttcctttcttaatatctcactatgtataaataggggttcaccccattagaataaagaactcagaaattctcattcactttctctttctctcttcatcttttttttctttcttctcatctactttatattatgcacgagtctctgcctaaGCATGAGTCTCTTCTTAAGATctaatgtaagtattttgttaaaattcttgaattgtttcaaagtcacgatacactaaatatatattatatattatatatgtatgtatatatttttatatatttattattgattcatatatatatatacatattatgtacttatcattcataatatttataatatatatttgcttatgatatgatagagaaaatctatataaattatatatatatctagaaagattatgtatcatcgataaaatattgcatatatcttgaagattatgcatcatcgataaaatattgcatatatcctgaagattatgcatcatcgataaaatattgcatatatcctgaagataatgcatcatcgataaaatattgcatatatcctgaagattatgcatcctcgataaaatatcgcatatatcctgatgattatgcgttttcaataaaatcttgcatatatcctaaagattatgcaaatgtaatattcattatatagttgatggatatataatgaaagatatgaatacatatttatatatatgttcttgtattctttgaggacaatgaaaagtaatctaatatcgatatagattttgacaaacatttcctgaagtaaatgttttatatttatcgaagaaaaaaatgattgtatttatgtgaatacaactaaagaatcattaaaaatgattattattgatgcaattttatagtgggttttgaatacccaaaaagaatattaagaaaattgcattgaaacatcaaagtataagaataacagtgagcatgactaatgttatttaaatacatgagacatgtatttattgttcatcattcgctgcagagaatgatacgaattgaattcaactacttttaaagattgtttgtattagtcatgttattatacattgttattacttgcaatgttggaaattattgcatgtgacatatattaaagatcaaatttttgcatacatcttggagattatgcaaaaattgtattcatatattctttgaaatattgttaaagaaattgttgagtaatttctttttatatatgaacaagtaataaatttttaagaaatttataataatgttctacttgttcaacgtcattccccgaagtgaatgtaatgattttaaataatcaatggcattgtttgctactcaaatatttccagaagaaattggaaacaaccaaaagatgaaataccacacacaatca is part of the Cannabis sativa cultivar Pink pepper isolate KNU-18-1 chromosome 5, ASM2916894v1, whole genome shotgun sequence genome and encodes:
- the LOC133037715 gene encoding uncharacterized protein LOC133037715; translation: MMSMFSYFDVLLGDASTAKGFSSSSSSSSSSAVKNKRENSIKNGDRRSENSATSLPENVSTTATTRRDHQKRSPRFAPEIDGVHCFETILPY